A single Orcinus orca chromosome 2, mOrcOrc1.1, whole genome shotgun sequence DNA region contains:
- the SIVA1 gene encoding apoptosis regulatory protein Siva isoform X2 has product MPKRGCPFADAAPLQLKVRVGRRELSRGVCAERLTREIFEKTTQLLFRGAQACMDPAWEEACAIVHTPESPKPGPTEAPRAARGQMLIGPDGRLTRSRAQASEADPAMAASGACSSCVRAVDGKAACGQCERALCGRCVRTCCGCGAVACALCALVDPASR; this is encoded by the exons ATGCCCAAGCGGGGCTGCCCCTTCGCGGACGCGGCCCCGCTGCAGCTCAAGGTGCGTGTGGGCCGGAGGGAGCTGAGTCGCGGCGTGTGCGCCGAGCGCCTCACGCGGGAGATCTTCG AAAAGACCACGCAGCTCCTCTTCCGCGGGGCCCAGGCCTGCATGGACCCCGCGTGGGAGGAAGCCTGCGCCATCGTCCATACCCCGGagtccccgaagcctggccccaCAGAAGCCCCTCGGGCCGCACGCGGGCAGATGCTGATCGGGCCCGACGGCCGACTGACCAGGAGTCGAGCCCAGGCCTCCGAAGCTG ACCCAGCCATGGCGGCATCGGGAGCCTGCTCGTCGTGCGTGCGGGCTGTGGACGGGAAGGCGGCGTGCGGCCAGTGCGAGCGGGCCCTGTGCGGGCGCTGCGTGCGCACCTGCTGCGGCTGTGGGGCAGTGGCCTGTGCCCTGTGTGCCCTCGTGGA CCCCGCCTCCAGATAA
- the SIVA1 gene encoding apoptosis regulatory protein Siva isoform X1 has translation MPKRGCPFADAAPLQLKVRVGRRELSRGVCAERLTREIFEKTTQLLFRGAQACMDPAWEEACAIVHTPESPKPGPTEAPRAARGQMLIGPDGRLTRSRAQASEADPAMAASGACSSCVRAVDGKAACGQCERALCGRCVRTCCGCGAVACALCALVDCSDLHEKVLCASCAMFEA, from the exons ATGCCCAAGCGGGGCTGCCCCTTCGCGGACGCGGCCCCGCTGCAGCTCAAGGTGCGTGTGGGCCGGAGGGAGCTGAGTCGCGGCGTGTGCGCCGAGCGCCTCACGCGGGAGATCTTCG AAAAGACCACGCAGCTCCTCTTCCGCGGGGCCCAGGCCTGCATGGACCCCGCGTGGGAGGAAGCCTGCGCCATCGTCCATACCCCGGagtccccgaagcctggccccaCAGAAGCCCCTCGGGCCGCACGCGGGCAGATGCTGATCGGGCCCGACGGCCGACTGACCAGGAGTCGAGCCCAGGCCTCCGAAGCTG ACCCAGCCATGGCGGCATCGGGAGCCTGCTCGTCGTGCGTGCGGGCTGTGGACGGGAAGGCGGCGTGCGGCCAGTGCGAGCGGGCCCTGTGCGGGCGCTGCGTGCGCACCTGCTGCGGCTGTGGGGCAGTGGCCTGTGCCCTGTGTGCCCTCGTGGA CTGCAGTGACCTCCACGAGAAAGTGCTGTGCGCCAGCTGCGCCATGTTCGAGGCCTGA